The following proteins come from a genomic window of Campylobacter concisus:
- the fliG gene encoding flagellar motor switch protein FliG — protein sequence MSIKLNDKQKMIYDDLSMPEKIAILLIQLGEEATALIFSHMDVDVITEISGYIATAKNIDKQVASAVLEEFYALMQSNQYMRSGGLEYAKEILYRTFGPEAAQKILDKLAKSMENSKSFGYLDKIKPQQLADFIIKEHPQTIALILAHMDSTSAAETLSFFSDELRSEVVIRMANLGDISPSVIKRVSTVLEGKLESLTSYKVEVGGPRAVAEVLNRLGQKASKSTIERIEQSDDKLATTIKELMFTFEDIINLNATAIREILKNVDKKDLMVAFKGSSDGIKDKFLSNMSQRAAEAFKEEMQYLGAVRVKDVEEAQRRIVETVQTLADQGVFQVGEADEMIE from the coding sequence ATGTCAATAAAGCTAAATGACAAGCAAAAAATGATTTATGATGATCTATCGATGCCTGAAAAGATTGCTATTTTGCTGATTCAGCTTGGCGAAGAGGCAACTGCTCTTATATTTTCTCACATGGATGTTGATGTCATCACTGAAATTTCAGGCTATATCGCAACCGCAAAAAACATAGACAAACAAGTCGCAAGTGCTGTGCTAGAAGAATTTTACGCGCTAATGCAGTCAAATCAATATATGAGAAGTGGTGGTTTAGAGTATGCAAAAGAAATTTTATACCGCACATTTGGTCCAGAGGCTGCTCAGAAAATTTTAGACAAGCTTGCAAAAAGCATGGAAAACTCAAAAAGCTTTGGCTATCTTGATAAGATAAAACCACAGCAACTCGCAGACTTTATCATAAAAGAGCATCCTCAAACTATTGCGCTAATACTAGCTCACATGGACTCAACGAGCGCTGCTGAAACGCTTAGCTTTTTCTCAGATGAGCTAAGAAGCGAAGTTGTCATTAGAATGGCAAATCTTGGTGATATTAGCCCATCGGTGATTAAGCGTGTTTCAACTGTACTTGAAGGCAAGCTTGAAAGTCTTACTTCTTATAAAGTCGAAGTTGGCGGTCCAAGAGCTGTGGCAGAAGTGCTTAATAGACTTGGGCAAAAAGCTAGTAAAAGCACGATCGAACGCATAGAGCAAAGTGATGATAAGCTTGCGACAACGATTAAAGAGCTTATGTTTACCTTTGAAGATATTATCAACCTTAACGCAACTGCGATTAGAGAAATTCTTAAAAATGTCGATAAAAAAGACCTCATGGTCGCGTTTAAGGGCTCAAGCGATGGCATCAAGGATAAATTTTTATCAAATATGTCTCAGCGTGCAGCAGAAGCCTTTAAAGAGGAGATGCAATACCTTGGTGCCGTGCGTGTAAAAGATGTTGAAGAGGCCCAAAGGCGCATAGTAGAGACAGTGCAAACTCTAGCTGATCAAGGTGTATTCCAAGTCGGCGAAGCAGATGAGATGATAGAATGA
- the fliH gene encoding flagellar assembly protein FliH, producing the protein MKSSVITSETSPAHFIENYRFKVLGVGERATDSAPVLIEENNLSEELSEQNFGQKGENFVPQASHQTQTNSQNHFASQAQSPQIQQAGESSFVEELLKKTDELSSNIIKLQMQIENQESEFAKRLEAEISRAKEDGKNEGIAQANAANEARINELEARFSASAAKLDEQYVKFDEFLKKIEEELGQTAIKIAKEVIDKEISTSSNQIAHHLASSLIKELSNVKNIEIRVNPEDSEYIKEQFSKNEHVKISADDAISKGGVVIISDGGNIDATMQTRLEKLKMLVNNE; encoded by the coding sequence ATGAAAAGCAGCGTAATAACCAGTGAAACTTCTCCAGCTCACTTTATAGAAAATTACAGATTTAAGGTGCTTGGAGTTGGAGAGCGAGCCACAGATAGTGCTCCTGTATTGATAGAGGAAAATAATCTTAGTGAAGAGCTAAGCGAGCAAAATTTTGGGCAAAAGGGTGAAAATTTTGTTCCTCAAGCTAGCCACCAAACGCAGACAAACTCACAAAATCACTTTGCTTCTCAGGCTCAAAGTCCACAAATACAGCAAGCAGGCGAGTCAAGCTTTGTCGAAGAATTGCTTAAAAAAACAGATGAGCTAAGTAGCAATATCATCAAACTTCAAATGCAAATAGAAAACCAAGAGAGCGAATTTGCTAAGCGCCTTGAGGCTGAAATTTCTCGTGCAAAAGAGGATGGCAAAAATGAGGGTATCGCCCAGGCAAATGCGGCAAATGAAGCAAGGATAAATGAGCTTGAGGCTAGATTTAGTGCTTCAGCTGCAAAGCTAGATGAGCAGTACGTTAAATTCGATGAGTTTTTAAAGAAGATCGAAGAAGAGCTTGGACAAACTGCTATAAAAATCGCAAAAGAAGTAATCGATAAAGAAATTTCAACCTCTTCAAATCAGATCGCTCATCATCTAGCAAGCTCTCTTATAAAAGAGCTAAGTAATGTTAAAAATATAGAAATTCGCGTAAACCCAGAAGATAGCGAATATATAAAAGAGCAATTTAGCAAGAATGAACACGTCAAAATAAGCGCTGATGATGCTATAAGTAAAGGTGGTGTGGTTATTATAAGTGATGGCGGCAATATCGATGCGACTATGCAAACAAGGCTAGAAAAACTAAAAATGCTGGTAAATAATGAATAA
- the dxs gene encoding 1-deoxy-D-xylulose-5-phosphate synthase, whose translation MNKDVKSLDVDELNALCHDIRDKILATVSKNGGHLSSNIGAVEIIVAMHKIFDVTKDPFIFDVSHQSYAHKLLTGRWESFDTLRKFNGISGYTKPSESKFDYFVAGHSSTSISLAVGAAKAIKLKNEDRIPVTVIGDGSLSGGMAYEALNELGDRKYPCVIILNDNEMSISKPIGALSKYLSQMMAGQFYQKFKGRVEKFLSYMPDSAAYMARRIEEGIRLITPGMFFEELGLEYIGPVDGHDLGALLSTFETAKNMKKPVIVHVQTLKGKGYEFAEGCYENWHGVGPFDLKSGEFIKRQSNKSATAIFSEQLLKMAREYSDIVGVTAAMPTGTGMDALIQEFPDRFWDVAIAEQHAVTSMSAMAKEGFKPFVAIYSTFMQRAYDQVIHDASILNLNITFAMDRAGIVGEDGETHQGAFDISFLNAVPNMVLFAPRCEESMKNVMEFAYSYKGVSAFRYPRGAFILRDEFEAKSLEFGKGEILADANSDIVFLGYGNGVGRANLVRNLLADKLDVILVDLVFAKPLDSELLLDLAKRTKKWYIFSDSAKKGGIGEIVSAFLQENGISNISVISFEYEDKFIPHGSTAEVEKYLGISAEQITKNLLENN comes from the coding sequence ATGAATAAAGACGTTAAAAGTTTAGATGTTGATGAACTAAACGCACTTTGTCATGACATCAGGGATAAAATTTTAGCTACTGTTAGCAAAAATGGCGGTCATCTTAGCTCAAATATCGGTGCTGTTGAGATCATCGTTGCGATGCATAAAATTTTTGATGTGACAAAAGATCCATTTATCTTTGACGTAAGCCATCAAAGCTATGCGCATAAGCTGCTAACTGGGCGCTGGGAGAGTTTTGATACTCTTAGGAAATTTAATGGCATTAGCGGCTACACAAAGCCAAGTGAGAGTAAATTTGACTACTTTGTGGCAGGACATAGCTCAACATCTATATCTCTAGCAGTTGGTGCTGCAAAGGCGATAAAACTTAAAAATGAAGATCGTATCCCAGTGACTGTCATAGGGGATGGCTCACTAAGTGGCGGAATGGCGTACGAGGCGCTAAATGAGCTGGGCGATAGAAAATACCCTTGCGTTATCATCCTAAACGACAACGAGATGAGTATTAGTAAGCCTATAGGCGCGCTTAGCAAGTACCTAAGCCAGATGATGGCAGGACAGTTTTATCAAAAATTTAAGGGCAGGGTTGAGAAATTTCTAAGCTATATGCCAGATTCAGCTGCATATATGGCTAGGCGTATCGAAGAGGGCATCAGGCTCATCACTCCTGGCATGTTTTTTGAAGAGCTTGGGCTTGAGTACATTGGGCCAGTTGATGGACACGACTTAGGCGCGCTTCTTAGTACATTTGAAACTGCTAAAAATATGAAAAAGCCAGTCATTGTGCACGTGCAGACACTAAAGGGCAAAGGGTATGAATTTGCTGAGGGGTGCTACGAAAATTGGCACGGAGTTGGACCATTTGATCTAAAAAGTGGCGAATTTATCAAAAGACAGTCAAACAAGTCAGCCACGGCGATCTTTAGCGAGCAGCTTTTAAAGATGGCAAGAGAGTATAGCGACATCGTTGGCGTAACGGCCGCGATGCCAACAGGCACTGGCATGGACGCTTTGATACAAGAATTTCCAGATCGTTTTTGGGACGTGGCGATAGCCGAGCAACACGCAGTCACGTCTATGTCAGCCATGGCAAAAGAGGGCTTTAAGCCATTTGTTGCGATATACTCGACATTTATGCAAAGAGCCTACGATCAGGTCATTCACGATGCTTCTATTTTAAATTTAAACATCACTTTTGCGATGGATAGGGCTGGTATCGTAGGTGAGGACGGCGAAACGCATCAAGGTGCGTTTGATATTAGCTTTTTAAATGCTGTGCCAAATATGGTTCTTTTTGCCCCAAGGTGTGAAGAGAGTATGAAAAATGTTATGGAATTTGCCTACTCTTACAAGGGTGTTAGCGCATTTAGATATCCGCGTGGGGCATTTATCTTAAGAGATGAGTTTGAAGCTAAGTCACTTGAGTTTGGCAAGGGTGAAATTTTAGCTGATGCAAATAGTGATATTGTATTTTTAGGCTATGGCAACGGCGTTGGTAGGGCAAATTTGGTTAGAAATTTACTAGCTGACAAGCTTGATGTGATATTGGTTGATCTTGTCTTTGCAAAGCCGCTTGATAGTGAGCTTTTACTGGATCTTGCAAAACGTACTAAAAAGTGGTACATCTTTAGCGATAGTGCCAAAAAAGGCGGTATTGGTGAGATAGTAAGTGCATTTTTACAAGAAAATGGCATATCAAATATAAGCGTCATTAGCTTTGAGTATGAAGATAAATTTATCCCGCATGGTTCAACCGCCGAGGTTGAAAAGTACCTTGGTATAAGTGCCGAGCAGATTACCAAAAATTTACTAGAGAATAATTAA
- the ubiE gene encoding bifunctional demethylmenaquinone methyltransferase/2-methoxy-6-polyprenyl-1,4-benzoquinol methylase UbiE: MQKQEKIVDMFNQIAPTYDVANRVLSLGVDVSWRKFACRYMLEIFKNKSINIVDVACGTGDMMGLWSEISKEFGVEVKSLTGIDPSSGMLKEAKAKFPNFKFIEAYADNTTLASGEAQILSISYGIRNVVERKAALREFNRVLALNGYVVVLEFTKRQKKGLMTSLRDFYLSKILPSIGGFISKNKEAYEYLPSSIENFLDAKSFCDELAEAGFEIDLCKGFSMDISTLFIAKKVREINA; this comes from the coding sequence ATGCAAAAACAAGAAAAAATAGTTGATATGTTTAACCAGATCGCTCCGACTTACGACGTCGCAAACAGGGTACTAAGCCTTGGCGTGGACGTGAGCTGGAGGAAATTTGCCTGCAGATATATGCTAGAAATTTTTAAAAATAAAAGCATAAATATCGTGGATGTGGCTTGTGGCACTGGCGATATGATGGGGCTTTGGAGTGAAATCTCAAAGGAATTTGGCGTTGAGGTGAAAAGCCTTACTGGTATCGATCCATCAAGCGGTATGCTAAAAGAGGCGAAGGCAAAATTTCCAAATTTTAAATTTATAGAGGCCTACGCTGACAACACGACGCTTGCAAGTGGAGAGGCTCAAATTCTAAGCATAAGCTATGGCATCAGAAACGTGGTCGAGCGAAAGGCTGCGCTTAGAGAGTTTAACAGAGTGCTTGCTCTAAATGGCTACGTAGTCGTACTTGAATTTACAAAACGCCAGAAAAAGGGGCTTATGACCTCGCTAAGAGATTTTTATCTAAGTAAAATTTTGCCAAGTATCGGCGGCTTTATCTCCAAAAACAAAGAGGCATACGAATATCTGCCAAGCTCGATCGAAAATTTCTTGGACGCAAAGAGCTTTTGCGACGAGCTAGCCGAAGCTGGCTTTGAGATAGATCTTTGCAAGGGCTTTAGCATGGATATCTCGACACTATTTATTGCTAAAAAGGTAAGAGAAATCAATGCTTAG
- the xseA gene encoding exodeoxyribonuclease VII large subunit, translating into MLSVSELNEKAKALLEATLDYVEVSGEISRLTKHASGHWYFTLKDEKSSISAVMYRMNNQKVKFLPKEGLKVKIYGKVTIYSPSGSYQLVASAMLPDGEGELELAFRQLKEKLENEGLFDIGAKKEIPNLPKKIALVTSATSAALQDMLKVVTSRWRLSEIYIFDALTQGENAPSSLIKALRRADKYGVDVIVLARGGGSKEDLWCFNDEGLAREIYATKTPVISAIGHEIDYVISDFVADRRSLTPSAAMLDLLPDEEAFLQYLDRLSDDLDSALNLKITKKQNLLNLLLSKFSSNALKARIELKFSEVTNKQNALTNAVSRKILVLSSALSSLEKAYEMRELFFESTKGLIEVRKDGKRADLRDLNFNDEIELISQNTHKKAIIKE; encoded by the coding sequence ATGCTTAGTGTTTCTGAGCTAAACGAAAAAGCAAAGGCACTACTTGAAGCCACACTTGACTATGTCGAGGTAAGTGGAGAAATTTCGCGCCTTACTAAGCACGCCTCTGGGCACTGGTACTTCACGCTAAAGGACGAAAAGTCAAGCATCTCAGCTGTGATGTATCGTATGAATAACCAAAAGGTCAAATTCCTGCCAAAAGAGGGCTTGAAGGTCAAAATTTATGGCAAAGTGACCATCTATTCGCCAAGTGGGTCGTATCAGCTAGTGGCAAGTGCCATGCTGCCTGATGGTGAGGGCGAGCTTGAGCTCGCGTTTAGACAGCTTAAAGAAAAGCTCGAAAATGAGGGGCTTTTTGACATCGGCGCAAAAAAAGAGATACCAAATTTACCTAAAAAAATAGCCCTTGTCACAAGCGCTACTTCAGCTGCACTTCAGGATATGCTAAAAGTCGTTACGAGCCGCTGGAGGCTAAGTGAAATTTATATATTTGACGCATTAACTCAGGGCGAAAATGCTCCAAGCTCACTCATAAAAGCTTTGCGTAGGGCCGATAAATACGGTGTTGATGTGATCGTATTGGCGCGCGGAGGCGGTAGCAAAGAGGATCTTTGGTGCTTTAATGACGAGGGTTTGGCACGTGAAATTTACGCTACCAAAACGCCTGTCATAAGTGCTATCGGACATGAGATCGACTACGTTATAAGCGACTTTGTGGCTGATCGCAGGTCGCTCACGCCAAGTGCAGCTATGCTTGATCTACTGCCTGATGAAGAGGCGTTTTTGCAGTATCTTGATAGGCTCAGCGACGATCTTGATAGCGCTTTAAATTTAAAGATCACAAAGAAGCAAAATTTATTAAATTTGCTCCTCTCTAAATTTTCGTCAAACGCTCTAAAAGCTAGGATCGAGCTAAAATTTAGCGAGGTGACAAACAAGCAAAATGCCCTAACAAACGCCGTTTCAAGGAAAATTTTAGTTCTTAGCTCGGCTCTTAGCTCGCTAGAAAAGGCTTACGAGATGAGGGAGCTCTTTTTTGAGAGCACGAAAGGGCT
- a CDS encoding CHAD domain-containing protein yields MSLEIERKFLLKNSQILDFLKEAGVVFKHLEISQFYTKITQNEETRFRSEEDKFIKTVKIGKDLIREENEEFCEKAEFKKALKNRIGTVILKDRYIFKLNNNPCNIDIFKNELNGLCTFEIEFSDENEAVFFKLPPFLENFCLSDVTCDKRYKNKFLAIHANENEQIDYKRAYKIIKEKEILPNFAANLKSGEALRVLFVSIFKVIKRLKSQYLVDKDEEVLHELRVNLRKVRSLLKIFSGVFDEKVTLFFGENFKMLANSTNKKRDLDVFLNFLNEQKHANEPIYFVRKALDLEYENVKSYLGDEENYAFLKEWEIFLNEGEFYKSKLFDVSLSRLGSFKLRMLLVLAQKRLKGLNQDCPNETFHKLRIELKKIRYTYEFLCEIFYFEGLKKYEDKLKQMQEIFGNLQDYDVWLGILKRLPEMPDKERLESKIYKQIYKSREEILKKRLKFIKATRKISRNLKIYYI; encoded by the coding sequence GTGAGTTTGGAGATAGAGCGTAAATTTTTACTCAAAAATTCTCAAATTCTAGATTTTTTAAAAGAAGCTGGAGTAGTCTTTAAGCATCTTGAAATTTCTCAATTTTATACCAAGATAACGCAAAATGAAGAGACCCGCTTCCGAAGTGAAGAGGATAAATTTATAAAAACTGTAAAGATTGGCAAAGATCTAATCAGAGAAGAAAATGAAGAATTTTGTGAAAAAGCGGAGTTTAAAAAGGCTCTTAAAAACCGCATCGGTACCGTCATCTTAAAAGATAGATATATTTTTAAACTAAATAACAATCCTTGCAATATCGATATTTTTAAAAATGAACTAAACGGGCTTTGTACATTTGAGATCGAATTTAGCGATGAAAATGAGGCCGTCTTTTTCAAGCTGCCACCGTTTTTAGAAAATTTTTGCCTAAGTGACGTAACTTGCGATAAAAGATATAAAAACAAATTTCTCGCCATCCATGCTAATGAAAATGAACAAATCGACTACAAAAGAGCCTATAAGATCATAAAAGAAAAAGAAATTCTGCCAAATTTTGCTGCAAATCTAAAAAGTGGAGAGGCGTTAAGAGTCCTTTTTGTTAGTATTTTTAAAGTAATAAAAAGGCTAAAAAGCCAGTATTTGGTAGACAAAGATGAAGAAGTTTTGCATGAGCTTCGCGTAAATTTAAGAAAAGTTAGATCGTTACTTAAAATTTTTAGTGGCGTTTTTGATGAGAAAGTGACACTTTTTTTTGGTGAGAATTTTAAAATGCTTGCAAACTCGACAAACAAAAAGCGAGATTTGGATGTATTTTTGAACTTTTTAAACGAGCAAAAGCACGCAAATGAGCCTATCTATTTTGTGCGAAAGGCTCTAGATTTAGAGTATGAAAATGTAAAAAGCTACCTTGGCGATGAAGAAAACTACGCATTTTTAAAAGAGTGGGAGATATTTTTAAACGAGGGTGAATTTTATAAGTCAAAACTCTTTGATGTAAGCCTTTCGCGCCTTGGTTCGTTTAAGCTTAGAATGCTTTTAGTTTTAGCTCAAAAAAGGCTAAAAGGCCTTAATCAAGACTGCCCAAACGAGACATTTCACAAGCTTAGGATCGAGCTTAAAAAGATAAGATACACATATGAGTTTTTATGTGAAATTTTCTATTTTGAAGGGCTTAAAAAGTATGAAGATAAGCTAAAGCAGATGCAAGAAATTTTTGGTAATCTTCAAGACTATGACGTCTGGCTCGGTATCCTTAAAAGACTTCCAGAAATGCCAGATAAAGAGAGGCTCGAGAGTAAAATTTACAAACAAATTTATAAAAGTAGAGAAGAGATACTAAAAAAGCGTCTTAAATTTATAAAAGCAACTCGCAAAATTTCAAGAAATTTAAAAATTTACTACATATAA
- a CDS encoding Fur family transcriptional regulator translates to MQYVSLLKQSGLKVTPQRLSVLRILDRHTHPTIDELYDEILKESPSVSLATVYKNLNTLKDEGLVVEVNIVNQKARYDIYEYPHIHVVCESCGSVEDVSYDDAELGKYQEALEKKIGNIIERLNIVASVKSCKHCK, encoded by the coding sequence ATGCAATACGTATCATTATTAAAGCAATCTGGGCTAAAAGTCACGCCACAGCGCCTTAGCGTTTTAAGAATTCTTGATCGCCACACGCATCCAACGATTGATGAGCTTTATGATGAAATTTTAAAAGAGAGCCCATCGGTTTCTCTAGCAACGGTTTATAAAAATTTAAATACTTTAAAAGACGAAGGTCTCGTAGTTGAAGTAAATATCGTCAATCAAAAAGCTAGATACGACATATACGAATATCCACATATCCATGTTGTCTGTGAAAGCTGTGGAAGCGTCGAGGACGTGAGTTACGATGATGCTGAGCTTGGCAAATATCAAGAGGCGCTAGAAAAGAAGATCGGAAATATAATAGAGCGTCTAAATATCGTAGCTAGCGTAAAAAGCTGTAAACACTGTAAATAA